The following nucleotide sequence is from Streptomyces sp. NBC_01298.
GAAGTGGCCGCGGTCGGCGGGAACGTCCCGGAAGAGGGAGCCGGCGGTCGACGCCGAACGTTCCAGGGTGGCTGCGCTGGTGAACTGGCCGAGCCTGATCCGCTCCAGTGGGCGCAGTAGCTCCTTGGCCACACGGCGGGCCCCCCTCTGCGGCTGCCGGAGGAACCGTGCAAGTTCCTCGTCCAGCTCGCGTGTCAACGGGTGGACCGGCTCGTCCAGCCCTTCGACGGGGTTCGCAATGTCCTCCAGCGGTACCGCGTCGTGGAAGACCTCCACACCAGCAGCGTTCTGGTGAGACTTCGTGGCCTCCTGGGCCACCAGGGCGCACGCCACTGACACCCCGGCCCGCTCACGGTCCCGGCACGGCACACCGCGGTGAGTACGGACGCACTCCATAGTCGCCCTGTACTTCCGGTCCCCGCAGTACAGGACGTAGGCCGCGGGCACGGAGTACGGCTCGGCCGCCTCGATGAGCTTGGTGATCTGGGCTTGGGAGTGCCCCTTTGTCGTGTACCCGAAGTCGACAGTCCACCGGCGGCCGCGCACTTTGAGGATCTTCGCTTGGGCGAGGAGGCCGAAGCAGGTGCCGTCCCGGTCCACCCACCACCACATCCAGTCCGCGCCGGCTGCCGCCTCCTCGGCTGAGGTGAACTCCTGGAAGAGGACACGCGGGCTGGCCTCGGCCAGCAAGACCTGTGTCGCGGTCACTTCGCGCAAGGTCCCACCGTTGTCCCCCAGGAGTGCGGACAAACGGTCCACGGCCGTCCGGCCCCTCCGCAGAGCCTCGTAGGGGCCCGTACCAAGGTCAGAGAATCCGCTCATGATCACCTTTCGGGGCAGCTGCGGGGCCTGCGAGGCCCCATCCTCATCCTTACCGGCAGCAGGGGCCCTCTGGCGGCCACCCAGCCCACCGTGGGGTGATCACGGTCAGACAGGCACGTAGTCTGCCGCCGCTGTTCCTCATCCCCCGCTCTCGCCGGGCTCGGCAACGAGCTGGTCATCGCCGAGCCCCGCCCAGGAGAAGACCAGCAGCCGAGACGTCCAGCTGCGCCGTCGAGATCCAAATAGCCGCAAAAACCCTCGGGTTGACGGTACGCGGCCTACGATCGCGTCATGACGATCGCGCTGGAGGCCCCGCCCACTTCCATCACCCTGCGGTTCCTGGCGCTGGAGATCACCGGCCGCTGCCAACTCACCTGCCCTGCTCTCTGCTACGCGGGCTCGGGGCCGACCCGGGACCACGGCAGCATGACCGAGGAGGACTGGAACCGGACCATCGACGAAGCCGTCGCCCTCGGCGTCAAGGACCTCCAGCTCATCGGGGGCGAGCCGACCCTCCATCCGGCGTTCGCCCGGATGCTGCAGCGGGCCGTCGACGCAGGTCTTCGCGTCCGGGTCTACAGCAACCTGCTCCAGATCCGCGGTGAACACTGGCGGCTCTTCGAGCACCCCAGCGTGCGCCTGGCCACGACCTATCACAGCAGCCTCGCGGCCGAGCACGACGCGGTCACCGGCCGGACCGGTTCGCACAAGGCGACGCGCGCCAACATCGCCGAGGCCGTCAGGCGCGGCATCCGGCTGAAGGTCGCCATCCTCGACAGGGGTGACCTGGAACGCGCTGAGCGGGCCCGCGCCGAGATGCAGGCCCTCGGCGTCCACGAGGTACAGGTCAGCCAGGTGCGGGCTGTCGGCAACGCCGCGGGCACCACGATCCCCTCCACCGCGTCGCTGTGCGGGCGGTGCGGGGACCAGAAGGCGGCCGTCCTCCCGAACGGCAGCGTGTCGGTGTGCGAGATGGGCCGGTTCCTGACCGCGGGCAGCGTCAAGAACACGAGCCTGGCGTCGGTGCTGGCCAGCGACCGGTGGGCCGAGGTGACCGCGAGCATCCCGCGCCGCGCCGGGGCGGCCCTGTGCCCTCCTGACTGCGCGCCGAATGACGACAGCGCGTGCGGACCGGACAACTCCGGGCCGTGTGGCCCGGCCGACGATTCCTGACCTTCGACCGAGCGGACACGGAAGGACGCGCAGGGACTTGGACCTGGACTGGGAGAGCCACGCACGCCGTCTTGCCGACGGGCACCTTCGGCCGGAGTCGCCGTGGTGGAAGCCGGTCGCCTGCACTCCCCGGCACCTGTTCGTGCCGAACTGGTGGGAGCGCGGCACAGGAGGCCG
It contains:
- a CDS encoding radical SAM protein, which gives rise to MTIALEAPPTSITLRFLALEITGRCQLTCPALCYAGSGPTRDHGSMTEEDWNRTIDEAVALGVKDLQLIGGEPTLHPAFARMLQRAVDAGLRVRVYSNLLQIRGEHWRLFEHPSVRLATTYHSSLAAEHDAVTGRTGSHKATRANIAEAVRRGIRLKVAILDRGDLERAERARAEMQALGVHEVQVSQVRAVGNAAGTTIPSTASLCGRCGDQKAAVLPNGSVSVCEMGRFLTAGSVKNTSLASVLASDRWAEVTASIPRRAGAALCPPDCAPNDDSACGPDNSGPCGPADDS